GCCAGGTGCGCGTGCTCGGTGGCGTGACGCCGATCCTCACTCAGCAGGCCGACATCGCGGCATACGCGATGAAAGAACTCCTCGACGAGCTCGAGACGGGCACGCCGTCGCCCGCGCTCGCACGCTTCGAAAAGCTCAAGTCACGCGCCGATGCCGATGTTCACCGCACCGCTCCCCGCCAAAGCGGCGCTGGCCTCCGCGGCGCCGTCTCGGGCGTCGCTTCCCGCGTGCGCACCGCGACGCACTCCACACGCATCGCGGAACAAACGCCGTGGAACGAGCAGAGCAGCCTCGACTCCCTACCCGAGGATCAGCCGATCCGCCTCCCGCTTACCGATCGCGAGCGTCTCCTCGCGCGCCTTGCGACCGCGCGCGCGATTTTCGAGAAGTAAGCGTCGCGCCCCACACCGCCGCCCCGTAGATCGCAACGATCACGGCGGCGAGGCCCGCGCCCACGTGTTGGTCACGGAGGGTATCGGCAAACCACGTGCGCCCCATGGCTCCGAACCAACTCGGGGCGATCGCGTACGGCGTGAACGCCATCCACGCGAGTACGACCACGAGAGCAAAGGTGCCGAGCGCGAAGGCTCCTTTCTTCCCCGCGCGCATGAGCACCACGAGCAGGGCACCGCACGCCATCATCGCGAGGTCAAGGCCAAGATTTGCGGGGTGAGATTCGAGCAGTCGGCGCATGATCGCTGGCACAAGGTAGGCGCAGGCGAGAGCGAACGCCGGCACAAGGGCGATTGCGTAGGCGAAGGCCCGACGCCTGCCGAGCACACGCCGAACCCCGTCGAGAAAGGTCTCGCTTACCCCCATCCCGAGGGCGCTTCCCGGAAGCACAAGGAGGGCGAGCGAGAGCGCGAGGTGCGCGCTGAACAGCACTCGTGAGTAGACCGCGAGTGCGCTCGAGGCGAGGAGTGGGTAAAGAACGAGAGCGAGAACGATCCAGCGCCGGTTCTGGTGATCAACTCCGCGCGCGACCCTCCGTGTGAGAAGCCACGTGAGTGCGAGGATCGAAGCGCCGATCGCGAAAATATCGGGCCTCACCTGCGTGAGAGAGGCAAAACTTCGCGGATCGGGAGGAAGGGCGTAGGTCGTGAGAATGCCCGCGGGCGTGGCTGGCGGTGGGATGTTTTGCGCGGGCGGCGGCGAACTCGACATCGCGGCGGCAAGACCGATCGCGGCGCCCATGAGGAGAATCTCGAGGAGCGCGAGTTCACGAAAACCGGAGCGCACAAGGGATGTGCGCCGCGCGAGCACGCGCCGCTGAACGTAACCGCACACACCGAGAACGAGAAGCAACGCCGCCTTCGCGAGGCCAAGCTGCCCATATGGATGCGTCAAGAGTTCGCTGAGTGCGCTCAAGCGCGCGAGGAGTGCGAGCACGCCCGAGAGAGCAAGGCCGATCCACGCGAGGAGCGCGAGGGAGGAGAAACGCTCGACCGCGCGCCGCATTTCGGGCTCATCGTCATCGTGGAGTGCGGGGAGGAATTGCAGCACCAGGAGGGGCCCGACCCACACCGAGAAGGCGAGGAGGTGGAAGAACATCGAGCTCGTCGCACTTTCGTGGCTCACGCTTCCCGCGGCGTGCCCCGTCATGCCCTTGGCAACGACCGCGCCGAGAGCCGTGAAGGTTGTGGCTCTGGCGGTTCGCGTGCCCGTTCCCGATACCCCGACGGCGCTCGCGAGTGCGGTTGCGGCGATCGCGGTAATGCTCCATACGCCAAGGTCACTCGCGGCGAACACGCCGATATCGGAACCGAAGTGGGCCGAAAATAGAGGTTGGCCGGAGGAGAGCGAATACGCGAGGATGAACTGGACGATGAGGAGGAGGGTCCATGCGATCGCGCTCGCGAACGCGATCGTCATGGCGCGCTCTCGTGCGCGCACCGTCCATGCGGCGGGCTCGGGTGAAGGGTCGAGTAGCCATCCTGCGAGAATCGATCCGCCGAGTGTAAGCGCTCCCGCAGCAGCAGCGAGTGCTGCACTCACGGGGAGCAGAGTCTCGGTTGCTCGGCCCGCGTTCGCGAGCAGGATTTCGGCGTCCCCTGCCGCGTAGCGCGCGCCGGCCAAGGCCGCTGCCGCGCCGCCCGCGAGGGCCACGCACGAGATAAGGAGCGCGGCGATCACCGCGCGCATGTGCGCACGGCTCACGCAGTCACCACAATGCCAAGCCAGAACGCTGCGAGGGCCGAACCAAGGCTGAGCGCGTAGTAGCCGAGG
The window above is part of the Dermabacter vaginalis genome. Proteins encoded here:
- a CDS encoding copper resistance D family protein, with amino-acid sequence MSRAHMRAVIAALLISCVALAGGAAAALAGARYAAGDAEILLANAGRATETLLPVSAALAAAAGALTLGGSILAGWLLDPSPEPAAWTVRARERAMTIAFASAIAWTLLLIVQFILAYSLSSGQPLFSAHFGSDIGVFAASDLGVWSITAIAATALASAVGVSGTGTRTARATTFTALGAVVAKGMTGHAAGSVSHESATSSMFFHLLAFSVWVGPLLVLQFLPALHDDDEPEMRRAVERFSSLALLAWIGLALSGVLALLARLSALSELLTHPYGQLGLAKAALLLVLGVCGYVQRRVLARRTSLVRSGFRELALLEILLMGAAIGLAAAMSSSPPPAQNIPPPATPAGILTTYALPPDPRSFASLTQVRPDIFAIGASILALTWLLTRRVARGVDHQNRRWIVLALVLYPLLASSALAVYSRVLFSAHLALSLALLVLPGSALGMGVSETFLDGVRRVLGRRRAFAYAIALVPAFALACAYLVPAIMRRLLESHPANLGLDLAMMACGALLVVLMRAGKKGAFALGTFALVVVLAWMAFTPYAIAPSWFGAMGRTWFADTLRDQHVGAGLAAVIVAIYGAAVWGATLTSRKSRARSQGARGDARDR